From the genome of Mycoplasma putrefaciens KS1, one region includes:
- the msrB gene encoding peptide-methionine (R)-S-oxide reductase MsrB translates to MMKTIYLAGGCFWGVQAYFQKLKGIVKTEVGYINGTTKRTSYYSLKRTLHAEAVKIDYDPKIISLEEIVVHLFRIIHPDSLNKQGNDVGIQYRTGVYYTDINDRKVIESVFNIFKKNYKEFYVELEEVKNYFTAEEYHQDYLEKNPTGYCHVDLSIDLNLTDHEQEILKQVRKELSLDQLSYDVLKHSATERPHTSELNKEYRKGIYVEKISGEVLFSSSAKFDSGCGWPSFSQPIKKQAVSYLEDTSHNMLRTEVRSGQGDNHLGHVFNDGPKDMGGLRYCINGAALDFIALEDMDEKGYSEYKQYVK, encoded by the coding sequence ATGATGAAAACAATTTATCTTGCTGGTGGTTGTTTTTGGGGAGTTCAAGCATATTTTCAAAAACTAAAAGGAATAGTTAAAACTGAAGTTGGTTATATTAATGGAACAACTAAACGTACTTCATATTATAGTTTAAAAAGAACTCTACACGCTGAAGCAGTAAAAATTGACTATGATCCTAAGATTATTTCACTTGAAGAAATAGTAGTTCACTTATTTAGAATTATTCATCCTGATTCATTAAATAAACAAGGAAATGATGTTGGAATTCAATATCGAACTGGTGTTTATTATACTGATATTAATGATCGTAAAGTTATTGAATCAGTATTTAATATCTTTAAAAAGAACTACAAAGAATTTTATGTTGAACTTGAAGAAGTAAAAAATTACTTTACTGCTGAAGAATATCACCAAGATTATTTAGAAAAAAATCCTACAGGTTATTGTCACGTAGATTTAAGTATTGATCTAAATTTAACTGATCATGAACAAGAAATCTTAAAACAAGTTAGAAAAGAACTTTCTTTAGATCAACTAAGTTATGATGTTTTAAAACATTCAGCAACTGAAAGACCACACACTTCAGAACTAAATAAAGAATACAGAAAAGGCATCTATGTTGAAAAAATTTCTGGAGAAGTATTATTTTCTTCATCAGCTAAATTTGATTCAGGTTGTGGGTGACCAAGTTTTAGCCAACCAATTAAAAAACAAGCTGTTAGTTATTTAGAAGATACTTCACATAATATGTTAAGAACTGAAGTACGTTCTGGTCAAGGAGATAATCATCTAGGTCATGTTTTTAATGATGGGCCTAAAGATATGGGTGGATTAAGATATTGTATTAATGGTGCTGCTTTAGATTTTATTGCTTTAGAAGATATGGATGAAAAAGGATATTCTGAATATAAACAATACGTTAAATAA
- the oppB gene encoding oligopeptide ABC transporter permease OppB, whose product MKELQKTVYDQKIDLQTELLSEQFDLSSELDKHQKISKLTAFKYWYSDLSANIYKFFVRHPLYGYSFKRIFYGLLTLLVAIVILYAITRAITPDVKYLPPNYEKLKLTKAQLDELMIDRMKKFGVYGPFLEQVLNYLKNITPFIPKYILVNAEYALDQATNKVIESNIIYQTRFVYLGVVSSPSIAEESSDVLELFRKAMPYSFVFGSIAILIANFLGIVIGIQQAKKKNRAFDGIVSTASAALIALPTLVIVLAVFIFSVSILGNSGLYNSGSFATRFWPIITMVIINIPIVATYTRRYVLEEMTSDYVKFALAKGMSAKRAYYLHIFRNSGIRTIRTIPSQIILTVFGSSILTETQWSIPGMGQYIIKSAGGNDFFVFLGFTVLSSFATIFASLLSDLIYVWLDPRISLTKK is encoded by the coding sequence ATGAAAGAATTACAAAAAACTGTTTATGATCAAAAAATCGATCTTCAAACCGAACTTTTATCAGAACAATTTGATTTATCTTCAGAATTAGATAAACATCAAAAGATCAGTAAACTAACAGCTTTTAAGTACTGATATAGTGATCTAAGTGCTAATATTTATAAATTTTTTGTAAGACACCCTTTATATGGATATTCATTTAAAAGAATCTTTTATGGATTACTTACTTTATTAGTAGCGATTGTTATACTTTATGCAATTACAAGAGCTATTACTCCTGATGTTAAATATCTTCCTCCAAACTACGAAAAACTAAAACTAACAAAAGCTCAATTAGATGAGCTAATGATTGATAGAATGAAAAAATTTGGAGTTTATGGTCCTTTCTTAGAACAAGTGTTAAATTATTTAAAAAATATTACACCATTTATTCCTAAATATATTTTAGTCAATGCTGAATATGCATTAGATCAAGCAACAAACAAGGTAATTGAATCAAATATCATCTATCAAACTAGATTTGTTTATCTAGGAGTTGTATCAAGTCCTTCGATTGCTGAAGAAAGTTCAGATGTTTTAGAACTGTTTAGAAAAGCAATGCCATATTCATTTGTTTTTGGGTCAATTGCAATTTTAATTGCTAACTTTTTAGGTATTGTGATAGGTATTCAACAAGCTAAAAAGAAAAATAGAGCATTTGATGGAATTGTAAGTACTGCTTCAGCTGCACTAATAGCACTTCCTACACTAGTAATTGTGTTGGCTGTCTTTATTTTTTCAGTTTCAATACTAGGTAACTCAGGACTTTATAATAGTGGAAGTTTTGCTACAAGATTCTGACCAATTATTACCATGGTAATTATTAATATACCGATTGTAGCAACTTATACTAGAAGATATGTTTTAGAAGAAATGACATCTGATTATGTAAAATTTGCTCTAGCTAAAGGTATGAGTGCAAAAAGAGCATACTATCTACACATCTTTAGAAATTCAGGAATAAGAACAATTAGAACAATTCCAAGTCAAATTATTTTAACTGTTTTTGGTTCATCAATACTTACTGAAACTCAATGATCAATTCCAGGAATGGGTCAATACATTATCAAATCAGCAGGTGGAAATGACTTTTTCGTATTCTTAGGATTTACAGTATTATCTTCATTTGCAACAATATTTGCTTCACTGTTATCAGATTTAATTTATGTTTGATTAGATCCAAGAATTAGTTTAACTAAAAAATAA
- the oppD gene encoding oligopeptide ABC transporter ATP-binding protein OppD, translating to MKQKVILSIKDLVVKFRVRSQVLTSIRNISFDIYDGETIAIVGESGSGKSVFTKTLTNMLEDNGYIANGSITYYPNQNSNQSWSNFSKETNLVDFHKNNLENNSRKQIRKHNQLKIKELQAQTKNLQTITVDTINFKIQELETKIQELKKYEFTKNNRQLAKRDSYIKEVAELNKQIELLKNPKKLDFKIQELQRTINKLKQENANFQSVSIFKKIQYYQIINYITKNKDDLEYDLNLANKYLDKLANIEFKNDFESLILEILTDISKQTKKLDKAKIESLLELWNFIKLPNFIIKKKTSKSLEQLRGGTIATIFQDPMTSLNPLLSVGFQISEVLRLHNKLSRSAAKAEAINLMKKVGIPNAEKRYKDLPRKYSGGMRQRIVIAIALACRPKILICDEPTTALDVTIQAQVLDLIKELKKEYKFTVIFITHDLGVVANVADRVAVMYAGQIIEYGTINEIFFNSQHPYTWSLLLSLPQLGKKGEDLYSISGTPPSLFKQISGDAFAPRNQFALAIDYKYEPIMFKVSDTHYAKTWLLDPRAPKIDRPKQLEMLKDAVKQTKVGE from the coding sequence ATGAAACAAAAAGTTATTTTATCTATTAAAGACTTAGTTGTTAAGTTCAGAGTTCGTTCTCAAGTTTTGACTTCGATAAGAAACATTAGTTTTGATATTTATGATGGTGAAACTATTGCAATTGTTGGTGAATCTGGATCTGGTAAATCAGTATTTACTAAAACTTTAACTAATATGTTAGAAGATAATGGATATATCGCTAATGGTTCAATTACTTATTATCCTAATCAAAATTCTAATCAAAGCTGATCAAATTTTTCTAAAGAGACTAACTTAGTTGATTTTCATAAAAATAACTTAGAAAACAATTCTAGAAAACAAATTAGAAAACATAATCAGTTGAAAATTAAAGAACTTCAAGCTCAGACTAAAAACTTACAAACCATAACAGTTGATACAATTAATTTCAAAATCCAAGAATTAGAAACTAAAATCCAAGAATTAAAAAAATATGAGTTTACTAAAAATAATAGACAATTAGCTAAACGTGATAGCTATATTAAAGAAGTTGCAGAGCTAAATAAACAAATAGAATTATTAAAAAATCCTAAAAAATTAGATTTCAAAATCCAAGAATTACAAAGAACAATTAATAAGTTAAAACAAGAAAACGCTAACTTTCAATCAGTTTCCATCTTTAAAAAGATTCAATATTATCAAATCATCAATTATATTACTAAAAACAAAGATGACTTAGAATATGATCTAAATCTAGCAAATAAGTATTTAGATAAATTAGCAAATATTGAGTTTAAAAATGATTTTGAAAGTTTAATACTTGAAATCTTAACTGATATTTCTAAACAAACAAAAAAACTTGACAAAGCTAAAATTGAATCACTACTAGAATTATGAAATTTTATTAAACTACCAAATTTTATAATCAAGAAAAAAACATCAAAGAGTTTAGAACAACTTCGTGGTGGAACTATTGCAACCATCTTTCAAGATCCAATGACTTCTTTAAACCCTTTACTAAGTGTAGGATTTCAAATCTCTGAAGTTTTAAGACTTCATAATAAATTATCAAGATCAGCAGCTAAAGCCGAAGCAATTAATTTAATGAAAAAGGTAGGTATTCCTAACGCTGAAAAACGTTATAAAGATCTTCCGAGAAAATATTCTGGAGGGATGAGACAAAGAATTGTTATTGCGATTGCCTTAGCTTGTAGACCAAAAATTTTAATTTGTGATGAACCAACTACTGCTTTAGATGTAACTATTCAAGCTCAGGTGTTAGATCTAATTAAAGAACTTAAAAAAGAATATAAGTTTACTGTAATTTTTATTACTCATGATTTAGGTGTTGTTGCTAATGTTGCTGATCGAGTTGCAGTTATGTATGCCGGTCAAATTATTGAATATGGAACAATTAATGAGATCTTTTTCAACTCTCAACACCCATACACTTGATCATTGTTATTATCACTGCCACAACTAGGTAAAAAAGGTGAAGATTTATATTCAATTTCTGGAACACCACCTTCATTATTTAAACAAATTAGCGGAGATGCATTTGCTCCTAGAAACCAATTTGCTTTAGCTATTGATTACAAATACGAACCAATTATGTTTAAAGTATCAGATACTCACTATGCAAAAACTTGATTATTAGATCCACGTGCTCCTAAAATTGATCGACCAAAACAATTAGAAATGTTAAAAGATGCCGTTAAACAAACAAAGGTTGGTGAGTAA
- a CDS encoding ATP-binding cassette domain-containing protein, which translates to MIKDKEKIIRVRDLLIQFGSGKNKVKAVKGVSFDIYKGETFGLVGESGSGKTTIGRAIMGIQPVTDGAIFFENKLLRGKAPNVYAINQKIFRHLDAMKQNQLTTSLCLNDYLNEFKRIFYKYTQSKFYNFKTKQLEDYPDNVSRTIVEGTNLKDTKLVSIKKNVNLWIVFEAINDNLKRMLKIIRLQDKLSKFLATVFEYIDTSKELSTSIKQYQKIVSDIMFEIKQHENQIYIILQEMTEIRTKVEKGYHTSISKFFDDLGVRLKKVIALQKQISVLIEKAKKAQIINVALTAPKQKQLIISRQLDAVKNETWLVKDFQKLVEIIQENNFYKALQAGEIFQQPTKQAIKENKKDIQMIFQDPSSSLNERMAVEEIIQEGLDNFPELYRNDQVRKAYIKWFNQNNTQQQLDENSQIKESDIKRYLITELLKTVGMLPEHLSRYPHEFSGGQRQRIGIARTLIMKPKFVVADEPISALDVSIRAQIMNLLSKFQKDFDLTYIFIAHDLSVVRFTTNRIAVIYRGDIVELAESDELFECPLHPYTKSLLSAIPLPDPIKERNKVHFEYKPDEQHYDYLIDFPKWREIKNGHYIYANDREFKNYQIQLDKYYKSKKTR; encoded by the coding sequence ATGATTAAAGATAAAGAAAAAATCATCAGAGTACGTGACTTGTTAATTCAGTTTGGTAGTGGAAAAAATAAAGTTAAAGCTGTAAAAGGTGTAAGCTTTGATATTTATAAAGGTGAAACTTTTGGATTGGTAGGTGAATCTGGATCAGGAAAAACTACCATTGGTAGAGCAATTATGGGGATTCAACCTGTTACAGATGGAGCAATCTTTTTTGAAAATAAACTACTAAGAGGTAAAGCTCCTAATGTTTATGCTATTAATCAAAAAATCTTTAGACATCTAGATGCAATGAAACAAAACCAACTAACAACTTCTCTATGTTTAAATGATTATTTAAATGAGTTTAAAAGAATTTTTTATAAATACACCCAATCTAAGTTCTATAATTTTAAAACTAAACAATTAGAAGATTATCCAGATAATGTTTCAAGAACAATTGTTGAAGGAACTAATTTAAAAGATACTAAACTAGTAAGTATTAAAAAGAATGTTAATTTATGAATTGTTTTTGAAGCTATTAACGATAATCTAAAAAGAATGTTAAAAATCATTAGGTTACAAGATAAACTTTCAAAATTTTTAGCTACAGTTTTTGAATATATTGACACTAGTAAAGAACTTTCAACAAGCATCAAACAATATCAAAAGATTGTTAGTGATATTATGTTTGAAATTAAACAACACGAAAATCAAATTTATATCATTTTACAAGAAATGACTGAAATTAGAACCAAAGTTGAAAAAGGTTATCACACTTCAATTTCTAAATTCTTTGATGATTTAGGAGTTAGATTAAAAAAAGTTATTGCACTTCAAAAACAAATTTCAGTTTTAATTGAAAAAGCCAAAAAAGCACAAATCATTAATGTTGCTTTGACTGCTCCTAAACAAAAACAGCTAATTATTTCAAGACAATTAGATGCAGTTAAAAACGAAACTTGACTAGTAAAAGATTTTCAAAAACTTGTTGAAATTATTCAAGAAAACAACTTTTATAAGGCTTTGCAAGCTGGTGAGATTTTCCAACAACCAACTAAACAAGCAATTAAAGAAAATAAAAAAGATATTCAAATGATCTTTCAAGATCCAAGTTCTTCATTAAACGAAAGAATGGCAGTTGAAGAAATTATTCAAGAAGGTTTAGATAATTTTCCTGAACTATATCGAAATGATCAAGTTAGAAAAGCTTATATTAAATGATTTAATCAAAATAATACTCAACAACAACTTGATGAAAATAGTCAGATCAAAGAAAGTGATATTAAAAGATATCTAATCACTGAGTTATTAAAAACTGTTGGGATGCTTCCTGAACATCTATCTCGTTATCCACACGAGTTTTCAGGAGGACAACGTCAGAGAATTGGAATTGCCAGAACACTAATTATGAAACCTAAATTTGTTGTTGCTGATGAACCAATTTCAGCACTTGATGTTTCAATTCGTGCTCAGATTATGAATTTGTTAAGTAAATTTCAAAAAGATTTTGATTTAACTTATATCTTTATTGCTCACGATTTAAGTGTTGTTAGATTTACAACTAACCGAATTGCAGTAATTTATCGAGGTGATATAGTTGAATTGGCCGAATCTGATGAGTTATTTGAATGTCCACTACATCCATATACTAAATCATTGTTAAGTGCAATTCCACTACCTGATCCGATTAAAGAACGAAATAAAGTCCATTTTGAATATAAACCAGATGAACAACACTATGATTATTTAATTGATTTTCCTAAATGAAGAGAAATTAAAAACGGTCATTATATCTATGCAAATGATAGAGAATTTAAAAACTATCAAATTCAATTAGATAAATATTACAAATCTAAAAAAACAAGATAA
- the oppA gene encoding oligopeptide ABC transporter substrate-binding protein OppA, which yields MKKILGLTTSTLLIASSSMTAVSCSLGVNPYKLLSRRISDTTVYKDLITQPIVTWNSAINNSSSDGKVISKLQDTLITVDKHDNFEGALALKWKADTDFKTWSFKLRKNIKWTAIENGKAVDKGAITAKDFFNTFRYVFNKNNRALTLDIWSSALANANKLINFLNKLSDPNYNKKEKKPDALYNPLFDRENAGEPKANLLKKEMISSYYLDRAIMAFNLENDENKAMTMALDKTMSTKDIEAKSLKDGKIISNSKDGYDISFKLEKPTSYFETIISYLSFAPMPDISVQYVQDKDQGYSKFAGTLYAKPSEKQSGYETMWYSGPYIVDEYVSGRNLNLKRNEHYFNKQNVHIHKMLFSYTNKGDPSSSRYYFETGDISSFKVVPNDIAGWSKYVGNKIEDPSFMGTNVVKTKPTASWAFAFNYQSSGTSTFKDVQLDNQGSLVNNTRTVRNTKQDSELNKTIALNSFRVMFRYLLDRSIFAKFHSSAIDGNKRLSSSLRNTYTSPFISTYENNKNEIPVADPNSGEKTADYLDFMAKNYFDLSKGDEAKNQGKESITGWLIEILKSKSLLDKVDINSWYKRFGNVSSNKGQKKSSLSPGNDAFFENDLLALLAFLKDDDQKTSISKIDELYQDSSKVSFKNEDLANQFINLIGKYDQVDESKSYPEQENRLSFLHKKVELIKKQVSEDMKKVGVDISKPLTIPFLINPGNSSTGGSSGYKNYLIQAFKTFNFLVRKKNGSDMNSPFVIDPYEPGTAKEYGELVREGKSAIMEIGWSPDYADPTNYLYTVLYGGAFDYIMNMDKVFNKGSNGDFTETESIESDKEHYKQLKKATEFLSKEVENVDKNKSDKKDRYTELAKLENYLNLSSALIIPTYVRESEFLPTVSFVDQLTISRFPIGSQPDRMVGVKLQNHIMQRDEFNKKLNKFNEEKKTGYQSLYPNEDGQYINNFKGNWNDAVEPKKSKV from the coding sequence ATGAAAAAGATATTAGGATTAACAACTTCAACATTATTAATAGCTTCAAGTTCAATGACCGCAGTTAGTTGTTCACTTGGTGTAAATCCGTACAAGTTGCTTTCAAGAAGAATTTCAGATACTACAGTTTATAAAGATTTAATTACCCAACCAATTGTTACTTGAAACTCTGCAATTAATAACAGTAGTTCAGATGGTAAAGTAATTTCTAAGCTACAAGACACTTTAATAACTGTTGATAAACATGATAATTTTGAAGGAGCTTTAGCTTTGAAATGAAAAGCTGATACTGATTTCAAAACTTGAAGTTTTAAACTTAGAAAAAATATCAAATGAACTGCAATTGAAAATGGAAAAGCTGTCGATAAGGGAGCAATTACTGCTAAAGACTTTTTCAACACCTTCAGATATGTTTTTAATAAAAATAATAGAGCACTAACTTTAGATATTTGAAGTTCTGCTCTAGCTAATGCTAATAAATTAATTAACTTTTTAAATAAACTCTCAGACCCTAATTATAACAAGAAAGAAAAAAAACCTGATGCTTTATATAATCCGCTCTTTGATAGAGAAAACGCTGGTGAACCAAAGGCTAACTTATTAAAAAAAGAAATGATATCTAGTTACTATCTAGACAGAGCTATTATGGCTTTTAATTTAGAAAATGATGAAAATAAAGCCATGACAATGGCTCTTGATAAGACAATGTCAACTAAAGACATTGAAGCTAAATCTTTAAAAGATGGAAAAATTATAAGTAATAGTAAAGATGGTTATGACATTTCGTTTAAATTAGAAAAACCCACAAGTTATTTTGAAACAATTATTTCTTACTTAAGCTTTGCACCTATGCCAGACATTTCTGTTCAATACGTTCAAGACAAAGATCAAGGGTATTCAAAATTTGCAGGTACTTTATATGCAAAACCATCAGAAAAACAATCTGGTTATGAAACAATGTGATACTCTGGACCTTATATTGTTGATGAATACGTTTCTGGTAGAAATTTGAACTTAAAAAGAAACGAACATTACTTCAATAAACAAAATGTGCATATCCATAAAATGCTTTTTAGTTACACAAATAAAGGAGATCCTTCATCAAGTAGATACTATTTTGAAACAGGTGATATTTCTTCATTTAAGGTAGTTCCAAATGATATTGCTGGTTGGAGCAAATATGTTGGTAATAAAATAGAGGATCCCTCTTTTATGGGTACTAATGTTGTTAAAACAAAACCAACAGCAAGCTGAGCCTTTGCGTTTAATTATCAAAGTTCGGGTACATCAACATTCAAAGATGTTCAACTTGATAATCAAGGTAGTTTAGTTAATAACACAAGAACGGTAAGAAACACAAAACAAGATTCAGAATTAAATAAAACAATAGCATTAAATTCTTTTAGAGTAATGTTTAGATACTTATTAGATCGATCAATTTTTGCCAAATTTCACTCTAGTGCCATTGATGGTAATAAAAGATTAAGTAGTTCTTTGAGAAACACCTACACAAGTCCATTTATATCGACTTATGAAAATAATAAAAATGAAATTCCAGTTGCTGATCCAAATTCGGGTGAAAAGACTGCGGACTACTTAGATTTTATGGCAAAAAACTACTTTGATTTAAGTAAAGGGGATGAAGCTAAGAATCAAGGAAAAGAATCAATAACAGGTTGATTAATTGAAATTTTAAAATCTAAGAGTTTGTTGGATAAAGTTGACATCAATTCCTGATATAAAAGATTTGGAAATGTTAGCAGTAATAAAGGTCAGAAAAAATCTTCACTTAGTCCAGGTAACGATGCTTTTTTTGAAAATGATCTTTTGGCACTACTAGCATTCTTGAAAGATGATGATCAAAAAACTTCTATTAGTAAAATTGACGAACTATATCAAGATTCATCTAAAGTTAGTTTTAAAAATGAAGATTTAGCTAATCAATTTATTAATTTGATTGGTAAATATGATCAAGTTGATGAGAGCAAGTCTTATCCTGAACAAGAAAATAGACTATCTTTTTTACATAAAAAAGTAGAATTAATAAAAAAACAAGTTAGCGAAGATATGAAAAAAGTTGGTGTTGACATTTCAAAACCATTGACTATTCCATTCTTGATAAATCCGGGAAATTCAAGTACAGGAGGTTCTAGTGGTTACAAAAACTATCTAATACAAGCGTTTAAGACATTTAACTTTTTAGTGCGTAAAAAAAATGGTAGCGATATGAATTCACCATTTGTTATTGATCCATATGAACCAGGAACTGCTAAAGAATATGGTGAATTAGTAAGAGAAGGAAAAAGTGCAATAATGGAAATTGGTTGATCTCCAGATTATGCCGATCCAACAAACTATCTTTACACAGTTTTATACGGTGGAGCGTTTGACTATATTATGAATATGGATAAAGTGTTCAATAAAGGAAGTAATGGTGATTTTACGGAGACAGAGTCTATTGAATCGGATAAAGAACACTATAAACAATTAAAGAAAGCAACCGAATTTTTATCAAAGGAAGTTGAAAACGTTGATAAAAATAAATCTGATAAAAAAGATAGATATACAGAATTAGCCAAACTTGAAAACTATTTAAACTTATCATCAGCATTAATAATTCCTACTTATGTTAGAGAATCTGAGTTTTTACCTACTGTTTCATTTGTTGATCAATTAACAATATCACGTTTTCCTATTGGAAGTCAACCTGATCGTATGGTTGGAGTAAAACTTCAAAATCATATAATGCAAAGAGATGAATTTAATAAAAAACTTAATAAATTTAACGAAGAAAAGAAAACAGGATATCAATCTCTATATCCTAATGAAGATGGTCAATACATTAATAATTTCAAAGGAAATTGAAATGATGCAGTAGAACCTAAAAAATCTAAAGTATAA
- the oppC gene encoding oligopeptide ABC transporter permease OppC, which yields MQNKQSKNSKDVYYSFTPEQYQSFELANGISLNDLDPSLFTHVGLQEKTSESIATKPYSYWKAVAKILFTSKTFIICTSILLLIILMSIIVPWGKEAVPLIRPGSSAQAPSAQHLFGLGKQGEDYWIEIWLGLRTTLAFSFVVTILQLSIGILIGLVWGYFRKLDILFYQITAIILIAPQLVMIILIISIFGTGFWPMILGVIVQAWIGPALNVRTTVLAVRDSDYNVASLTLGSKSSKIIRKNILPKILPILIQVAVFSIPTAISIESTLSYLGQGFVDGIKTTSLGKILELAIGGTEWQVFPHLIIIPVIFISSISLLFFLVLKVFADSLDPKNHR from the coding sequence ATGCAAAATAAACAATCAAAAAACTCAAAAGATGTTTATTATAGTTTTACACCTGAACAATACCAATCTTTTGAATTAGCAAATGGTATTAGTTTAAACGATCTTGATCCAAGTTTATTTACTCATGTTGGATTACAAGAAAAAACTTCAGAATCTATTGCTACTAAACCTTATAGTTATTGAAAAGCAGTTGCAAAGATTTTATTTACAAGTAAAACTTTTATTATATGTACTAGCATCTTATTATTAATAATTCTTATGTCAATTATCGTTCCTTGAGGAAAAGAAGCCGTTCCTTTAATTAGACCAGGATCATCAGCACAAGCTCCAAGTGCACAACACTTATTTGGACTAGGAAAACAAGGTGAAGATTATTGAATTGAAATCTGACTAGGTTTAAGAACAACACTTGCTTTTTCTTTTGTTGTAACAATATTACAATTATCAATTGGAATTTTAATTGGTCTTGTTTGGGGTTATTTTAGAAAGTTAGATATTCTATTTTATCAAATAACAGCTATTATTCTAATTGCTCCACAACTAGTTATGATTATTCTAATTATTTCGATATTTGGAACTGGTTTTTGACCAATGATTCTGGGAGTAATTGTTCAAGCATGAATTGGACCGGCACTAAACGTAAGAACTACAGTCTTAGCTGTAAGAGATTCAGATTACAACGTCGCTTCACTTACACTTGGTTCTAAATCAAGCAAAATTATTAGAAAAAACATTTTACCTAAAATCCTACCAATATTAATTCAAGTTGCAGTATTTTCAATTCCAACTGCCATTTCAATTGAATCAACTCTTTCTTATTTAGGTCAAGGATTTGTTGATGGGATTAAAACTACTTCACTTGGTAAAATTCTAGAACTAGCTATTGGTGGAACTGAATGACAAGTCTTTCCACATCTAATCATTATTCCAGTGATTTTTATTTCAAGTATTTCATTATTATTTTTCTTAGTATTAAAAGTATTTGCAGACTCATTAGATCCAAAAAACCATCGTTAG
- a CDS encoding Cof-type HAD-IIB family hydrolase: MKLKKLDVKRLILVDLDGTVLKSSTDDEIHPVTKNALQNAMKQGHTVCIVTGRAYRAMKDIYKELGCDTVVATFDGAHIHDPLKKQLKRIILPINNDIIMQIINEPEIKDAVDNILIEYYNKTLIWKEDKDLGDFFHLKEIDPKDETKVFIKGSPYELWTDPSNNIVLKLKSNQVKDQVLRVLTKYQDAVKIQSNVLYGVKAKSEKPFITLTNKNADKGFAAVFLAQYYNKDLQDAIAFGDQLNDYDMLRVVGHGIAMKNAIDGLKFVAKGITHYTNDEGGLGHYLNGLLNGEEM, from the coding sequence ATGAAGCTAAAAAAACTAGATGTTAAAAGGTTAATATTAGTTGATTTAGATGGTACTGTGTTAAAAAGTTCTACAGATGATGAAATTCATCCTGTAACTAAAAATGCCTTACAAAATGCTATGAAACAAGGTCATACTGTTTGTATTGTTACTGGTCGAGCTTATCGAGCTATGAAAGATATTTATAAAGAACTAGGATGTGATACTGTAGTTGCTACATTTGACGGAGCTCATATTCATGATCCATTAAAAAAACAACTAAAAAGAATTATTCTTCCAATCAACAATGATATTATTATGCAAATTATTAATGAACCAGAAATTAAAGATGCTGTAGACAACATTTTAATTGAATATTATAATAAGACCTTAATCTGAAAAGAAGATAAAGATTTAGGTGATTTTTTTCACTTAAAAGAAATTGATCCTAAAGATGAAACTAAAGTATTTATTAAAGGTTCACCTTATGAACTTTGAACAGATCCTAGCAACAACATTGTTTTAAAACTAAAATCTAATCAAGTTAAAGATCAGGTTCTGCGTGTGTTGACTAAATATCAAGATGCTGTTAAAATTCAAAGTAATGTTTTATATGGTGTGAAAGCCAAAAGTGAAAAACCCTTTATTACCTTAACTAATAAAAATGCTGATAAAGGTTTTGCTGCTGTGTTTCTAGCTCAGTATTATAATAAAGATTTACAAGATGCAATTGCGTTTGGTGATCAATTAAATGATTATGATATGTTAAGAGTAGTAGGTCACGGAATTGCTATGAAAAATGCTATTGATGGTTTAAAATTTGTTGCTAAGGGAATTACTCATTATACTAATGATGAAGGTGGCTTAGGACATTATTTAAATGGATTATTAAATGGTGAAGAGATGTAA